One genomic window of Papaver somniferum cultivar HN1 unplaced genomic scaffold, ASM357369v1 unplaced-scaffold_0, whole genome shotgun sequence includes the following:
- the LOC113325849 gene encoding uncharacterized protein LOC113325849: protein MAPRGPNFTTEEDTMICRIHLAISQDSATGTDQPERVLWSRIKDKLEEALPCKPKRTWTSIQSRFQGISKQVSLYSAKVLEVDGEYHSGWNEVSRVEEIRKRFKESNGNKKFKHEECYEILKDSIKYSGRSTFVFDSGQEMEDSQSGEENADIEETIPGESSDDLDIGDIENTRKRQLGKKASKQLKKTGRAKSNAQEEMLGDIIKEQQSFNEHYKAQSLMKMGQRQAEFEAIQAKSAAKFAAIQAKSAAKFAAKQARQEKLDLKKEADDDLAIMLKDVSTLDTVTREYFELRKMEILQRKRNQS from the exons ATGGCACCACGAGGTCCCAATTTTACAACAGAAGAAGATACAATGATATGTAGAATCCATTTAGCCATATCTCAAGATTCTGCTACCGGAACCGATCAACCAGAAAGAGTATTATGGAGTCGGATCAAAGATAAGTTGGAAGAAGCCCTGCCTTGTAAACCAAAACGTACTTGGACTTCTATCCAGAGTCGATTTCAGGGAATCAGTAAACAGGTTTCACTTTATTCTGCAAAAGTGTTGGAAGTTGATGGTGAATATCATAGCGGATGGAATGAAGTCTCGAGG GTTGAAGAGATAAGAAAGCGATTCAAAGAAAGTAATGGtaacaaaaaatttaagcacgaagagtgctacgaaATTCTAAAAGATAGTATCAAATATTCAGGACGGTCGACGTTTGTGTTTGATTCAGGCCAAGAAATGGAAGATTCTCAGAGTGGTGAGGAAAACGCTGATATTGAGGAAACAATTCCAGGCGAGTCCAGTGATGATCTAGATATTGGAGATATAGAGAACACACGTAAGCGTCAGTTGGGGAAGAAAGCATCGAAACAActaaagaaaacagggagagcaaAATCCAATGCCCAGGAGGAAATGCTAGGGGATATAATTAAGGAGCAGCAAAGTTTCAATGAACATTACAAAGCACAATCACTAATGAAGATGGGACAGAGACAAGCTGAGTTTGAAGCAATACAAGCTAAGTCTGCGGCAAAGTTTGCGGCGATACAAGCTAAGTCTGCGGCAAAGTTTGCGGCGAAACAAGCTAGGCAAGAAAAACTCGATTTAAAGAAAGAAGCGGACGATGACTTGGCCATAATGTTGAAGGATGTCTCTACATTGGACACTGTAACAAGagagtacttcgaacttcgaaagaTGGAAATACTACAACgcaaaagaaaccaatcttaa